In Streptacidiphilus sp. P02-A3a, the DNA window GTGGAGCAGGGCTACGACCTGCGCTTCGCGATCGAGCCCAAGCCGAACGAGCCCCGCGGCGACATCCTGCTGCCGACCGTCGGCCACGCGCTCGCCTTCATCAACTCGCTGGAGCACGCCGACCGGGTCGGCCTGAACCCGGAGGTCGGCCACGAGCAGATGGCGGGCCTGAACTTCCCGCACGGCATCGCCCAGGCGCTGTGGCACGGCAAGCTGTTCCACATCGACCTCAACGGCCAGTCCGGCATCAAGTACGACCAGGACCTGCGCTTCGGCGCGGGCGACCTGCGGCAGGCCTTCTGGCTGGTCGACCTGCTGGAGTCGTCCGACTACACGGGCCCGCGCCACTTCGACTTCAAGCCGCCGCGCACCGAGGACATCGACGGCGTCTGGGCCTCGGCCGCCGGGAACATGCGCAACTACCTGGCCCTCAAGCAGAAGGCCGCCGCCTTCCGCGAGGACCCGGCGGTCCAGGCCGCGCTGCGCGCCTCCCGCCTGGACGAGCTGGCCCAACCCACCGTCGGCGACGGCGAATCCCTCACCGACCTGCTGGCCGACCGCTCCGCCTACGAGGACTTCGACGTGACCGCCGCCGCCGAGCGCGGCATGGCCTTCGAGCAGCTGGACCAGCTCGCCCTCGACCACCTCCTCGGCATCTGATCCCGCTCACCCGAGCCCCTCAGCAGCTGGTCCCCCGCAGCTGCTGAGGCCAGGGGGCGCGGCCCCCGCCCGCGCCCCCCTTCCGAGCGACACCGACCTCGCACCGTCCGAAGCCAGCCACCCGGCCGTACATCGAACGACCGCGCAGTCGAAGGAACTTGTGATAGTCAGATGCCGTGACGCCGGGACACGAGCATGCCCTCCTCCACTTCACGCATCTGCGGAACCTTCCGTCCATACTCGACGAAGGGTTCATGGTCTCGGACGCGCAGATGCAAGCGCGCGGGGGCGTCCCGGCCGAGTGCGGCGACCGCAACATCAAGGCCGAACGTCGAACGCGCAAGATCCGGGTGGCACCGCACGGGGCGCCGGCTGACTACGTTCCTTTCTACTTCGCCCCGCGCTCGCCGATGCTCTACGTGATCAACAAAGGGCGAGTGGCTACCTACCAGGATGGCCAGCCTCCCCTGATCTACCTGGCCACCACCGTCGGCTCGGTCGTGGCCACAGGCCGACCCTTCGTCTTCAGCGACGGCAACTGCGCAGCAGTGATCACCGATCACTCCAATGATCTCGCCGAGATCGACAAGTTCGTCGACTGGCCACTCATGCGCGCTCCGAGATGGGCCAACACAACAGAAGACGGCGACCGCATGCGCCGCCGAATGGCCGAGTTCCTCGTACACGAGCACCTCCCGCTCGCCGCCATTGAGGGCTTCGGCACCTACGACGAGCGCGCCACCAACTCCGTGCGGGCACTTTTGGCGGAACGGGGACTCGCCACACCCGTGACTGTCAGACGAGACTGGTACTACTGAGTCACGCTAGACGCCCCAGTCCACACACGGAAAGGTACGACATGATCACCCGCGGCCACGGCAACCTGCTCCTGGCCGATGCCGACGCCCTCGTCAACACCGTCAACACGGTCGGGGTGATGGGCAAAGGCATCGCCTTGCAGTTCAAGCGTGCTTACCCAGCCAACTTCGATGACTACAAGACGGCGTGCGACCACGATGAAGTCGCTGTGGGCAGGATGCATGTCCACCATATGTCCCAGCTCGATGGACCTCGGTTCATCATCAACTTCCCGACCAAGCGACACTGGCGTTCGCCGTCGCGCCTGGAGGACATCAGCAGCGGCCTCGCGGCCCTGCGCGAAGTGATCATCAGCGAAGGCATCACCTCCATCGCGGTACCGCCCCTGGGCTGCGGCAACGGGGGGCTGCTCTGGCAGGACGTCGCGCCCCTCATCGAGCGAGCCCTGGGCGACCTGCCAGGTGTGGAAGTGCGCGTTTGGGCTCCCGAAGGGGCCCCGGATGCCCGATCGATGGTCGTCGGCACCGAGGCACCCGGCCTGACCGCCGCGCGCTCGGCCTTCATTGCGGCGCTGAATCGCTACATGAAGAGGGCTATGGACCGCGGCCTCGCATTCGAAGCCCGGGTCTCACTCATTGAGGCACACAAAATCGCCTTCTTCCTGCAACGACTCGGCCTGCCGCTGAATCTGCAGTTCGACAAGGGCGTCTACGGCCCCTACGCACCGCGCCTCGACTCGGCCGTCGCGGCGATGGAGGGTCACTACATCTTCGGCTTCGGCGACGGCTCTTCCGGCGCCAAAGCGGTCCTTGAGCTGGACGATTCGGCCGTCAAGGAGGCCGAAGGGCTGCTTGCCGACGACCAGGGCTTCCAGGACGTCGACTCACGGTTCTCGGCACTCGTGGCGGGCTTCGAAGACGCCTTCGGCCTGGAGCTGCTGGGCACGGTGCTGTTCACCGCGGACAGCCTCAAGGCTTCTCCTGCAGACCTCGACCAAGTGACCGACTACATCCACGAGTGGAACCCGCGTAAGCGTCGACTTTTCACCCGACAGCACGTTGAGACGGCGTGGGCTCGCCTGAGCGAGCAGGGCTTGATCGGAGCCCTCGTGGCCTAGGCCACGAGGGCCGACGGTTCCCTCCCCGTCAGAACCGCGGGGGGCGGCGTTCCAGGAAGGCTGCGAGGCCCTCGGCGACGTCCGGGGTGGTGCGGGAGGCGCGTTCCCAGGTCGCGGAGACCGACGCCGGATCGCCGCCCTCCAGTGCCGCGGTGACCACCTGCTTGACCGCGCCCTGGGTCTGCGCCGAGCGCTGCACCAGGGTCCGGGCGAACTCCAGCGCCCGCTGCTCCACGTCCGCCGCCACCTCCTCCACCAGGCCGAACTCCAGCGCCCTGGCCGCCGTCAGCAGCTCGCCGGAGAACAGCAGGTACTTCGCCCGGGCCGGGCCCAGCAGCCGGGCCAGCCGGGCCGTCGGCACCGGCGGGTAGACGATGCCGAGCTTCGCCGGGGTGATCCCCAGCCGCGCCTCCGGCTCCGCGAACCGCAGGTCGCAGGCGACCGCCAGCTGGCAGCCGCCGCCCACGCAGGCGCCCCGGACCACCGCCAGCGTCGGCCTCGGGAACGCCGCCAGCGCCTCCTCCGCCCGCACGTTGACCGCGTGGTACGCGTCCGCCGAGTCCGGGTCGGCGTAGACGTCCAGCAGCTCGGCGATGTCCGCGCCCGCGCTGAACGTCCCCCCGGCCCCGGTCACCAGCAGCACCCGCAGCCCCGGCTCCGCCGCCAACTGCCCCAGCAGCTCCGGCAGCGCCCCCCACATGGCGGAGGTCAGCGCGTTGCGTTTGGCCGGGCGGTCCAGCGTCAACACCGCGATCCCGTCGTCACCCAGCGTGACCCGCAGTCCGGGTACCCCGTAGCCCAGTTCCTTGCGCCCCTCGTTCACCGCTGCCCCCACTCCGTGGACCCTCCGGCCGGCCGGTGCCGACCCCGCGCCACTGTACGGCCCCCCTTGGACCGCTCACCGTGCGTGTTCCGGCGATCACCATAGGATTTATCCAATGATTCACTTCGAGCGTCGCGAGCTCCTGCGACTGGCCGCGCTGGGCGCCGCCGGTTCGCTCACCGCCGCCTGCGCGGACGGCAGCGCACCCCGCGCGGCCGTCCAGGCCGCCGACACCAGCACCACCCCCGCCGCCGGGACCAGCACCGCGCCGGACGCCGACGCGCTCCCCCGATTGGCCGCGGGGCTCCCCTTCGAGATCAGCACCGGACCGCGCACCCGCCCGGCGGTCGCGCTCACCTTCCACGGGCAGGGCGACCCGGCCATCGCCGCCGCGCTGCTCGCCGAGGCCGCCCGGGCCGACGCCCGGATCACCGTACTGGCGGTCGGCAGCTGGCTGGACGAGCAGCCGCAGATGGCCCACCGGATCCTCGACGGCGGCCACGAACTCGGCAACCACACCCAGACCCACCGCTCGATCTCCGCGATGGCGCCCGACGCCGCGTACCAGGAGATCGCCCGCTGCGCCGCGCGCCTGAAGCAGCTGACCGGCACCACCGGGCGCTGGTTCCGGCCCTCCCAGGCGATGGACTGCACCGCCACCGTCGCCGCCCAGGCCCGCCGCGCGGGCTACAGCCACTGCCTCGGCTACGACCTGGACTCCCTCGACTACACCGACCCGGGACCGGACGCGGTGACCCGCACGGTACTGGACGCGGTCCGCCCCGGATCGGTGGTCAGCATGCACTTCGGGCACCCCGGCACGGTCGCCGCGCTGCCCGCCATCCTCGACGGCCTGCACCGGCGCGGCCTGCGCGCGGTCACAACCTCGGAGTTGTTCAGCTGATGCCCATCTCCGCTTCCACTCCCCCCGCTCCCGTCCCCGCTCCCGCCGTCCGCGCGCGCCAGCGGCTGCTGTCGATCACCGTGGCCGCCGCGCTGGTCGGCGGCGGGCTGCTGCTCTCCGCCTGCGGCGCCGCCAAGCCGAGGTCCTGGCAGGCGGCGGTCGCCCCGGTCGGGCAGGCCTCCGCGACCGGCGCCGGAACCGGCGTCCCGCTGAGCGTCGACGAGCACCTCCCCGGGATGCCGCCGCTGCTCTCCCCGACCGACGTCTACGCGGCGGACCGGCCCGGCGCGCTGTCGCCGGTGGTCCGGGACTTCCCCTCGCGGATCTACGTACCGAACACCCTGTCGAACACCGTCACCGTGATCGACCCGGCCACCTACAAGGTGTCGTACACCTTCGACGTCGGCCACGAGCCGCAGCACGTCGTCCCCTCCTGGGACCTGAAGACGCTGTGGGTCAACAACGACCTCGGCAACAGCCTGACCCCGGTCGACCCGGTCACCGGCAAGCCGGGCACGCCGGTCGACGTGCACGACCCGTACAACCTGTACTTCACCCCGGACGGCAAGTACGCGGTGGTGATGGCCTCCAACGACCACGCCCTGGTCTTCCGCGACGCGCACACCATGAAGGTGGTCAAGTCCGTCCCCTCGCAGTGCGCCGGGGTCAACCACGCGGACTTCTCCCCCGACGGCCGCTACTTCATCGTCTCCTGCGAGTTCTCCGGCGACCTGCTCAAGGTCGACACCGAGAAGATGCAGATCGTCGCCAAGCAGAAGATCCCGTTCCCGGGCTCGATGCCGCAGGACGTCAAGATCTCGCCGGACGGCAAGGTCTGGTACATCGCCGACATGATGGCCAACGGCGTCTGGGAGCTGAACGGCGACACCTTCGCCACCCCGACCCTGCTGCGGACCGGCGCGGGCGCGCACGGCCTCTACGTCAGCCGGGACTCCAGGTACCTCTACATCTCCAACCGGGGCGAGGGCTCGGTCTCGGTGCTGGAGTTCGGCACCGGGCGACTGGTGCACAAGTGGCAGATCCCCGGCGGCGGCAGCCCGGACATGGGCGGGGTCTCCGCCGACGGCAAGGTGCTGTGGCTGTCCGGCCGCTACAACTCCGAGGTGTACGCGATGTCCACCGAGGACGGCCACCTGATCGCCCGGATCCCGGTCGGCGAAGGGCCGCACGGACTGTGCGTCTACCCGCAGCCGGGCCGGTACTCCCTGGGCCACACCGGCGTCTTCCGCTGAGCCCCTCCGCGGGGAAGGGGGCTCAGTGCTCCATCTCGGCCCGGGCGGCGGCGATCTCCTCGGCCGAGATGGTCAGCGTCGCGGCCGGGTCCGGCGCGGGCTCCAGGTCGGTCCGCCCGGCGGCGTCACTGAGCTTGATCATCAGCGCCACCATGATCCAGTTGGCCACCATGGACGACCCGCCCTGTGCCAGGAACGGCAGCGCCTTACCGGTCTCCGGGATCAGCCCGATCACGCCGCCGATCACCACGAAGATCTGCAGGATCAGCGCCGCCGCCAGCCCGCCCGCCGTCAGCTTGCCGAACGGGTCGGTCAGCCGGACCGAGGTGCGCAGGCTGCGCTCGGCCATCAGCACGTACAGCATGATGATCACCATCACCCCGGCCGTGCCCAGCTCCTCGCCGAAGGGCGCGAGGATCCAGTCGCTCCGGTCGGCGAAGCCGATCAGCCACGGCTGGCCCTGGCCCAGGCCGGTCCCGAAGAAGCCGCCGTGCCCGAGCGCGAACAGCGCCTGCGCCTGTTGGTCGGACGCTCCGGAGTTCGTACTGGCGAAGACGGCCATCGGGTGCAGCCAGCCGTTGATCCGCCCCTCGACGTTCGCCGAGGTCGATCCGACGGCGTAGGCACCCACCGCCGCCATCAGCAGGCCGATGACCACCCATCCGGTCCGCTCGGTGGCCATGTACAGCATGATGATGAAGATGCCGAAGACGATCAGTGAGGTGCCGAGGTCGACCTCGAAGACCAGCACCAGCAGACTGACCACCCAGATGGCGATGATCGGCCCCAGGTTCCGCCCGCGCGGCAGGCTGACCCCCCAGACCTTCCGGCCGACCAGCGCCAGCGCGTCCCGGTTGGCCATCAGGTACCCGGCGAAGAACACCACCAGCGAGATCTTGGTGAACTCGTCCGGCTCGATGGTCTGGCTGCCGATGTAGATCCAGCGCTTGGCGCCGTAGGTGGACGGGAAGAACGCCGGGGCCATCAGCAGCACCAGCGACCCGGCCATCAGCACGTACGGGTAGTTCGCCAGCCACCGGTGGTGCTTGACGAAGATCACGAAGGCGGAGAACACCAGCACCCCGATGACCAGCCACTCCACCTGCCCCTTGGCCAGCGGGTTGGCGATCGAGGGGACGCCCGCGTGCTCCTTGGCGTCCGAGATGTCCAGCCGGTGGATCATGGTCAGACCCAGGCCGCTGAGCAGCACCGTGATCGGCAGGATCAGCGGGTCGGCGTAGGCCGCCCAGCGCCGGACCACCATGTGCGCGCCCAGCGCGACCACGGTCAGGCCGCCGACCTGGAGCGCGAAGCCGCTCGGCATCTTGCCGGTCAGCGCCAGCACCGCCTCCGCGTCACCGAAGGCGGCGATGGCGATGGCGAACAGGATCAGCACCAGTTCGAGGTTGCGCTTGCGCCCGCTCCCCGGCCCGGGGCCACTTACCGCCGCACCTCGTACGCCCATCGTCCGAACCCACCCACCCAACTCGCCGTCGAGAACCGTCGCATTCTCGCAGGTCTCGTCCTCTGGATGGACGGCCCCCTCAAAGCGACGGTTCCCGACGGTTCGCTGGGTCCCGGCTGGGTCCCGGCTGGGTCCCGGCTGGGTCCCGGCTGGGTCCCGGCTAGGCCGCCGCGACCTGGTGTCCGGTCGCGGCGGTGTGCGTGGTGGCCGGTTCCAGGGCCAGCTCAAGCGCCTGGCGGACGTCCGAGACCGGGTGCACGGTCAGCCGCGCCAGCACCTCGGCCGGGACGTCGTCCAGGTCAGCGGCGTTGCGCGCGGGGATCAGCACGGTGCTGATCCCGGCCCGGTCGGCCGCCAGCAGCTTCTGCTTGACGCCGCCGATCGGCAGCACCCGCCCGGTCAGCGACACCTCGCCGGTCATCGCCACATCCGCCCGCACCTTGCGTCCGGACAGCAGCGAGGCCAGCGCAGTGGTCATGGTCACACCCGCGCTCGGTCCGTCCTTCGGCACCGCCCCGGCCGGGACGTGCAGGTGGACGCCCCGGTCGCGGAGCGAGGTGACCGGCAGCTCCAGCTCGGCGCCGTGCGAGCGCAGGAAGGAGAGCGCGATCTGCGCGGAC includes these proteins:
- the xylA gene encoding xylose isomerase, with amino-acid sequence MTALIPTPDDKFTFGLWTVGWQGRDPFGDATRPALDPVVTVNRLAELGAYGVTFHDDDLIPFGSDDSAREGHIKRFRQALDATGMKVPMATTNLFTHPVFKDGAFTSNDRDVRRYALRKVIRNIDLAVELGATTYVAWGGREGSESGAAKDVRVALDRLKEAFDLLGDYVVEQGYDLRFAIEPKPNEPRGDILLPTVGHALAFINSLEHADRVGLNPEVGHEQMAGLNFPHGIAQALWHGKLFHIDLNGQSGIKYDQDLRFGAGDLRQAFWLVDLLESSDYTGPRHFDFKPPRTEDIDGVWASAAGNMRNYLALKQKAAAFREDPAVQAALRASRLDELAQPTVGDGESLTDLLADRSAYEDFDVTAAAERGMAFEQLDQLALDHLLGI
- a CDS encoding DUF4433 domain-containing protein, whose product is MTPGHEHALLHFTHLRNLPSILDEGFMVSDAQMQARGGVPAECGDRNIKAERRTRKIRVAPHGAPADYVPFYFAPRSPMLYVINKGRVATYQDGQPPLIYLATTVGSVVATGRPFVFSDGNCAAVITDHSNDLAEIDKFVDWPLMRAPRWANTTEDGDRMRRRMAEFLVHEHLPLAAIEGFGTYDERATNSVRALLAERGLATPVTVRRDWYY
- a CDS encoding macro domain-containing protein, whose translation is MITRGHGNLLLADADALVNTVNTVGVMGKGIALQFKRAYPANFDDYKTACDHDEVAVGRMHVHHMSQLDGPRFIINFPTKRHWRSPSRLEDISSGLAALREVIISEGITSIAVPPLGCGNGGLLWQDVAPLIERALGDLPGVEVRVWAPEGAPDARSMVVGTEAPGLTAARSAFIAALNRYMKRAMDRGLAFEARVSLIEAHKIAFFLQRLGLPLNLQFDKGVYGPYAPRLDSAVAAMEGHYIFGFGDGSSGAKAVLELDDSAVKEAEGLLADDQGFQDVDSRFSALVAGFEDAFGLELLGTVLFTADSLKASPADLDQVTDYIHEWNPRKRRLFTRQHVETAWARLSEQGLIGALVA
- a CDS encoding enoyl-CoA hydratase/isomerase family protein, whose translation is MRVTLGDDGIAVLTLDRPAKRNALTSAMWGALPELLGQLAAEPGLRVLLVTGAGGTFSAGADIAELLDVYADPDSADAYHAVNVRAEEALAAFPRPTLAVVRGACVGGGCQLAVACDLRFAEPEARLGITPAKLGIVYPPVPTARLARLLGPARAKYLLFSGELLTAARALEFGLVEEVAADVEQRALEFARTLVQRSAQTQGAVKQVVTAALEGGDPASVSATWERASRTTPDVAEGLAAFLERRPPRF
- a CDS encoding polysaccharide deacetylase family protein, producing the protein MIHFERRELLRLAALGAAGSLTAACADGSAPRAAVQAADTSTTPAAGTSTAPDADALPRLAAGLPFEISTGPRTRPAVALTFHGQGDPAIAAALLAEAARADARITVLAVGSWLDEQPQMAHRILDGGHELGNHTQTHRSISAMAPDAAYQEIARCAARLKQLTGTTGRWFRPSQAMDCTATVAAQARRAGYSHCLGYDLDSLDYTDPGPDAVTRTVLDAVRPGSVVSMHFGHPGTVAALPAILDGLHRRGLRAVTTSELFS
- a CDS encoding YncE family protein → MPISASTPPAPVPAPAVRARQRLLSITVAAALVGGGLLLSACGAAKPRSWQAAVAPVGQASATGAGTGVPLSVDEHLPGMPPLLSPTDVYAADRPGALSPVVRDFPSRIYVPNTLSNTVTVIDPATYKVSYTFDVGHEPQHVVPSWDLKTLWVNNDLGNSLTPVDPVTGKPGTPVDVHDPYNLYFTPDGKYAVVMASNDHALVFRDAHTMKVVKSVPSQCAGVNHADFSPDGRYFIVSCEFSGDLLKVDTEKMQIVAKQKIPFPGSMPQDVKISPDGKVWYIADMMANGVWELNGDTFATPTLLRTGAGAHGLYVSRDSRYLYISNRGEGSVSVLEFGTGRLVHKWQIPGGGSPDMGGVSADGKVLWLSGRYNSEVYAMSTEDGHLIARIPVGEGPHGLCVYPQPGRYSLGHTGVFR
- a CDS encoding FtsW/RodA/SpoVE family cell cycle protein; this encodes MLILFAIAIAAFGDAEAVLALTGKMPSGFALQVGGLTVVALGAHMVVRRWAAYADPLILPITVLLSGLGLTMIHRLDISDAKEHAGVPSIANPLAKGQVEWLVIGVLVFSAFVIFVKHHRWLANYPYVLMAGSLVLLMAPAFFPSTYGAKRWIYIGSQTIEPDEFTKISLVVFFAGYLMANRDALALVGRKVWGVSLPRGRNLGPIIAIWVVSLLVLVFEVDLGTSLIVFGIFIIMLYMATERTGWVVIGLLMAAVGAYAVGSTSANVEGRINGWLHPMAVFASTNSGASDQQAQALFALGHGGFFGTGLGQGQPWLIGFADRSDWILAPFGEELGTAGVMVIIMLYVLMAERSLRTSVRLTDPFGKLTAGGLAAALILQIFVVIGGVIGLIPETGKALPFLAQGGSSMVANWIMVALMIKLSDAAGRTDLEPAPDPAATLTISAEEIAAARAEMEH